One genomic region from Methanomassiliicoccales archaeon encodes:
- a CDS encoding energy-coupling factor transporter ATPase — translation MIQIENVTFSYPDSSEPAIRNISIEIREGEFILIVGKSGCGKSTLCRTLNGLVPHFYGGTFSGSVTIDGIDTKKTSPSKLAGTIGMIFQDPENQLVMTNVENELAFGLENIGLPVEKIRERIEQYISYFGLRNFGNRFIPELSGGEKQKVALASILAMQPKYLILDEPTSQLDGENAQAFLESIKNLNVSMGITIILVEHRLERCLQYADRVIFMKNGKVEFDGKREEAIPYLKREKIIYPFSRTVDQLNPHQEVILEANDIWFSYGNSHVLRGLNLSARKGEILAITGANGSGKSTLLKNLNGLLKPEKGSVYLFGKNVSGRSTAELASLIGYLSQNPNDYLFEKNLQKELEFTLTNLRIAKTEWEERISWTLSILDLSKYRKTFPRDLSCGERERAALASILVAKPRILALDEPTRGLDQWNKAKLGQILKSLQREGVTTIIVTHDLRFIAEYASRVLKLHDGRLYEIPIDHIYPAVTGNNGGIIAS, via the coding sequence ATGATACAGATCGAGAACGTTACTTTCTCATACCCAGATTCATCTGAACCAGCTATTAGAAACATATCAATTGAAATTCGTGAGGGCGAATTCATACTCATCGTGGGAAAGTCAGGATGCGGAAAATCAACGCTATGCAGGACACTCAACGGTCTAGTACCGCATTTTTACGGAGGAACTTTTTCTGGCAGCGTTACGATCGATGGAATTGATACGAAAAAGACTTCACCATCAAAACTTGCTGGCACGATCGGAATGATATTCCAGGATCCAGAAAATCAGCTCGTCATGACAAATGTTGAGAATGAACTTGCTTTTGGATTGGAGAATATAGGCTTGCCGGTTGAGAAAATAAGGGAAAGGATCGAACAATATATTTCTTATTTTGGCTTAAGGAATTTCGGGAACCGCTTTATTCCTGAACTGTCCGGTGGTGAAAAGCAAAAAGTTGCACTGGCATCTATTCTCGCGATGCAACCGAAGTATCTTATTCTCGACGAGCCCACATCTCAACTAGATGGAGAAAATGCTCAGGCCTTCTTGGAATCAATAAAGAATCTCAACGTTTCGATGGGTATTACAATCATCCTCGTTGAACATAGGCTGGAGAGATGTCTCCAATATGCCGATCGAGTGATATTCATGAAAAACGGAAAGGTTGAATTCGATGGCAAACGAGAGGAGGCCATACCGTACCTGAAACGCGAAAAAATAATTTATCCGTTTTCAAGAACGGTGGATCAACTTAACCCACATCAAGAAGTGATCCTCGAGGCGAATGATATTTGGTTTTCCTATGGCAATTCTCATGTACTAAGAGGCTTGAATCTTTCTGCTAGGAAGGGCGAGATACTAGCTATCACAGGAGCGAACGGGAGCGGAAAATCAACACTTTTGAAAAACCTCAATGGTCTGCTAAAGCCGGAGAAGGGGTCTGTTTACCTCTTCGGAAAGAATGTTTCAGGGCGGTCGACTGCGGAATTGGCTTCTTTGATCGGATATCTCAGCCAAAATCCTAATGACTATTTATTCGAGAAGAATTTGCAAAAGGAGCTCGAATTTACACTTACAAATCTCCGAATAGCAAAAACCGAATGGGAAGAAAGGATTTCGTGGACTCTCTCCATCCTTGATCTATCAAAATATCGCAAGACTTTTCCTCGGGATCTGAGCTGCGGTGAAAGAGAGAGGGCAGCATTGGCTTCAATACTCGTCGCAAAACCGAGGATATTAGCACTTGATGAGCCTACACGGGGATTGGATCAATGGAATAAGGCAAAGCTCGGCCAGATTCTGAAATCGCTGCAGAGAGAGGGGGTCACAACGATCATCGTCACACACGATCTTAGGTTTATTGCTGAGTACGCAAGCAGAGTTCTGAAACTGCATGACGGACGTTTATACGAGATTCCAATTGATCATATCTATCCAGCGGTCACGGGGAATAATGGAGGGATAATTGCATCATGA
- a CDS encoding DUF4430 domain-containing protein gives MENRFILKGVVIAAIAAILLFSGCLSDGGSTEKITATLVIDFNGPEGTIQPGNLTIWDKANGQWMIVDSKENNGRTVWVFKNISNVSNVLELTQKAAQIGEFTLDIRYYLGMGNFIEAIAGVKNERPGRGWQYWVNGEYATKACDQWRLNNGDIVEWRFAEPSW, from the coding sequence ATGGAAAACCGGTTCATCTTAAAAGGCGTTGTAATCGCCGCCATAGCGGCGATCCTTCTATTTTCTGGGTGCCTTAGTGACGGGGGGAGTACAGAAAAGATTACAGCGACATTAGTTATCGATTTCAATGGACCTGAAGGTACGATCCAGCCGGGAAATTTGACAATATGGGACAAGGCTAATGGACAATGGATGATCGTCGACTCAAAAGAAAACAATGGCCGTACTGTCTGGGTCTTCAAAAATATTTCAAATGTTTCAAATGTGCTCGAACTGACACAAAAAGCCGCGCAAATAGGTGAATTTACACTCGATATCCGCTATTATTTGGGAATGGGTAATTTTATTGAAGCGATTGCTGGTGTGAAGAATGAAAGACCTGGTCGTGGCTGGCAGTATTGGGTAAATGGTGAATATGCTACGAAAGCCTGTGACCAGTGGCGTCTCAACAATGGAGATATTGTAGAGTGGAGATTTGCCGAGCCTTCATGGTAG
- a CDS encoding thioredoxin domain-containing protein, with translation MEKNQPRFNRLAGSNSSYLRRHATNPVDWYPWSDEAFERARAENKPIFLSIGYNSCHWCHVMEKESFEDIEVAQLMNDSFICVKVDREERPDIDNIYMSACQLMGGGGGWPLTIVMTPDLKPFFAATYIPKESAYGRIGLKDLIHALNRIWKTERNKVEAVGQMLVDMLETVSKGGPPLDLSEEILHEAFGSLQTSFDDEYGGFGTAPKFPTPCKLIFLMRYHARTGEKEALEMVLKTLKNMRYGGLYDHLGFGFHRYSTNRRWRIPHFEKMLYDQALLALAYLEAFLITGENEFEKTVKEVFDYVIRNLRSPNGAFFSSEDADVDGIEGGFYLWRLEEVEQVLNEEEFTVAKRVFDISNEGNFVLHDGKMISGANILYMIESFDKAAISLNMTPEKFCEIFENSRDKLFNARGKRKRPEKDEKILADWNALMIVALAKAASVFDDKEIGAAAREAADFIIKEMIDDDGTLHHSYANGQLSDVCFLDDYAFFIWALLELYELTFEPRFLKLANDLTIKMKDLFWDEEIGGFFTTAAHAPNIIVRQKEGYDGSIPSGNSVASSVLVRLGHLLDNEMYMELARRTISAFSPQVLSAPDGFPMMLTALELLLGPRFRVMVVKSENDVIQSEKIISVLRRKYPPNIDILYCDLQSPFFTELSEIAPAVRDAIMLDRKTKVYVCSEESCFEPTTDLNAVIDLVGGRKAVNI, from the coding sequence ATGGAGAAGAATCAACCGAGATTTAATCGCTTGGCAGGTTCGAACAGTTCATATCTAAGACGTCATGCAACCAACCCCGTAGATTGGTATCCATGGAGTGATGAAGCTTTCGAGAGAGCCCGGGCTGAAAACAAACCAATTTTTCTCTCTATAGGATATAATTCTTGTCATTGGTGTCATGTAATGGAAAAGGAGTCATTCGAAGACATCGAGGTCGCTCAATTAATGAATGACTCTTTTATCTGCGTGAAGGTTGATAGGGAGGAGCGACCTGATATTGATAACATCTACATGAGCGCCTGTCAATTGATGGGAGGAGGTGGTGGTTGGCCTCTCACCATTGTAATGACTCCAGACCTCAAGCCGTTCTTTGCTGCAACATATATTCCAAAGGAAAGTGCATATGGACGAATTGGCTTAAAGGACTTGATCCATGCGCTTAACCGGATCTGGAAAACAGAAAGAAATAAGGTCGAGGCGGTCGGTCAAATGCTTGTGGATATGCTGGAAACTGTTTCAAAAGGGGGACCCCCATTGGATCTTTCTGAAGAAATACTTCACGAGGCTTTTGGATCGCTTCAGACCTCATTTGACGATGAGTATGGAGGATTTGGGACAGCGCCAAAGTTTCCCACACCCTGCAAATTGATATTCCTCATGCGCTACCACGCAAGAACAGGAGAAAAAGAAGCATTGGAAATGGTGCTTAAGACGCTCAAGAACATGAGATATGGTGGATTGTACGATCATCTTGGTTTTGGATTTCATAGGTATTCAACAAATAGAAGATGGCGAATCCCTCACTTCGAAAAGATGTTGTATGATCAGGCATTACTTGCACTTGCCTATTTGGAAGCGTTTCTTATAACGGGAGAAAATGAATTTGAAAAAACCGTTAAAGAAGTCTTTGATTATGTGATTAGAAATCTACGTTCGCCGAATGGCGCATTTTTTTCATCGGAGGATGCTGATGTCGACGGAATCGAGGGAGGATTCTATCTATGGAGGTTGGAAGAGGTAGAACAGGTGCTTAACGAAGAGGAATTCACCGTCGCCAAACGAGTTTTCGATATTTCGAACGAAGGTAATTTTGTTCTGCATGATGGCAAGATGATTAGTGGTGCAAATATCCTTTATATGATCGAGTCCTTTGACAAAGCGGCAATTTCTTTGAATATGACACCCGAAAAATTTTGTGAGATTTTCGAGAACTCACGGGACAAACTTTTTAATGCGCGAGGCAAAAGAAAAAGACCAGAGAAGGATGAGAAAATTCTCGCCGATTGGAACGCCCTAATGATCGTCGCGCTAGCTAAGGCCGCATCAGTCTTTGATGATAAGGAGATAGGGGCTGCAGCAAGGGAAGCTGCTGACTTCATCATAAAGGAAATGATTGATGACGATGGAACACTTCATCACTCATATGCCAATGGCCAGTTATCAGACGTGTGCTTCCTCGATGATTACGCATTCTTTATTTGGGCTCTTCTTGAATTGTATGAGCTCACTTTTGAACCACGATTTTTGAAATTGGCGAATGATCTCACAATCAAAATGAAAGATCTCTTCTGGGACGAAGAAATTGGCGGATTTTTCACGACTGCAGCTCATGCGCCAAACATCATTGTAAGACAGAAGGAAGGGTATGATGGATCGATTCCATCTGGCAACTCCGTCGCATCTTCAGTCCTTGTGAGGCTCGGACATTTATTGGACAATGAAATGTATATGGAACTTGCGAGACGCACTATCTCAGCGTTTTCGCCACAAGTCCTGTCTGCGCCCGACGGCTTTCCTATGATGCTTACTGCCCTGGAATTACTCTTAGGACCGCGTTTTAGAGTCATGGTCGTCAAATCTGAAAATGATGTAATCCAGTCTGAAAAAATCATTAGTGTACTCAGGAGGAAATACCCGCCGAACATTGATATCCTTTACTGTGATTTGCAATCACCATTCTTCACTGAGTTATCGGAGATCGCTCCAGCAGTAAGAGATGCGATTATGCTTGATCGCAAAACAAAAGTATATGTCTGCTCAGAAGAGTCTTGCTTCGAACCAACAACAGACCTAAATGCGGTCATAGATCTCGTTGGAGGAAGGAAAGCTGTCAATATCTGA
- a CDS encoding ECF transporter S component — MRGVVKLIVCAGAIVSLASLILLTIYDPIGLRLYSTLLTTSFIFFMILLIFIKFEESSVSSKEIALIGILSAITAASRIPFAALPNIQPCTFLIAATGIVFGPLAGIMVGSMTAIVSNMFLGQGPWTVWQMVGWGAVGLIAGLIGKRFPNLGVWGLAALGAVFGIFYNTLLDFSSWIWLYGLDTTKFLLVFSMGLPFGILHSIGNVIFALVLGSPVLFAFRRFKKRFRVVFVGNTSVKESIADIKINESGDAVGAK, encoded by the coding sequence ATGAGAGGTGTTGTAAAATTAATTGTATGTGCGGGGGCAATAGTGAGTCTTGCCTCGTTAATTCTGTTGACAATTTACGATCCCATAGGTCTACGACTATATTCGACCCTGCTAACCACGTCATTTATTTTTTTCATGATACTTCTCATTTTCATCAAATTCGAAGAATCGTCAGTCTCCTCGAAAGAGATTGCGTTAATAGGCATCCTATCAGCAATCACTGCGGCATCGAGAATTCCCTTCGCAGCGTTGCCAAATATTCAACCATGCACTTTTTTGATTGCTGCAACTGGCATTGTTTTCGGCCCTCTCGCGGGGATCATGGTCGGCAGCATGACCGCCATTGTTTCAAATATGTTCCTTGGGCAGGGGCCCTGGACCGTTTGGCAAATGGTCGGATGGGGGGCAGTGGGATTGATCGCTGGTCTGATCGGAAAACGTTTTCCAAATCTTGGGGTTTGGGGTCTCGCAGCCCTCGGTGCTGTTTTTGGGATTTTTTACAATACACTTCTAGATTTTAGTAGCTGGATATGGCTTTATGGGCTCGATACAACGAAATTCCTTCTAGTATTTTCTATGGGGTTACCATTTGGCATCTTGCATTCGATTGGCAATGTGATTTTTGCCCTCGTTCTCGGATCTCCCGTCCTTTTCGCATTCAGGAGATTTAAGAAAAGGTTCCGCGTGGTCTTCGTTGGAAACACAAGTGTAAAGGAAAGTATCGCGGATATCAAAATAAATGAAAGTGGAGATGCCGTTGGTGCGAAATGA
- a CDS encoding PQQ-binding-like beta-propeller repeat protein, whose protein sequence is MKWELAIVAMLVLSGAGIFAAQAADEMHRCPVLIDFGNGRVLWADVPVSEGMNVFNLTQEAADRLHIEVDYMESPYGVFVNGFDGILGNWPYEWWHLWIWNSTLNSWQLSTMGAADLHASDVEAVAWSYVMDRPDYSCVSPIATPNNRYPWTSFRHDLMNTGYSDGISLEKSRIVWDLNLSNGGISSSIVTCDDRIFVVTAGIYDWTSFEYTSAPKVTCIDFSGNILWQADIDAAGYQIATPVVAGSLIVVPSTDGKIYALNRHNGSLEWSAQIANPIAGITSSPIFYRNQIIVGGGDGKIYAFAENGSLLWDNKIASSIYFSSPSAQNGTIYIGSEDGRLHAISSDGSGELWNITIGGRIRSAPLLTDEMIIVTYAIYENYVPIDGGVAAVFYNGTLRWNIDINATSSSPALTSSGIVVTSSDGVTMISRNGEVIWKRDLGASLKGSPSIGRNTIYVVSYNTSEVYALNEEGNVMWHETLRPSQYSMCSPTITDNMVFVASDNGHVYALSVPTERSGDQGLILPVAALLVAIAAIVTLVVIKRRK, encoded by the coding sequence ATGAAATGGGAACTGGCTATCGTCGCAATGCTTGTATTATCTGGAGCAGGCATTTTTGCTGCGCAAGCCGCAGATGAGATGCACCGATGTCCTGTTTTGATTGATTTCGGAAACGGACGTGTTCTTTGGGCAGACGTGCCTGTTTCTGAGGGGATGAATGTTTTCAATCTAACGCAGGAAGCTGCTGACAGGCTGCACATTGAGGTCGACTACATGGAATCTCCTTACGGGGTTTTTGTTAATGGTTTTGATGGGATACTTGGGAACTGGCCCTACGAATGGTGGCATTTGTGGATCTGGAATTCAACCTTGAATAGTTGGCAGTTATCAACGATGGGAGCAGCTGATCTGCATGCCTCTGATGTTGAAGCTGTTGCATGGAGCTACGTAATGGATCGACCTGATTACTCTTGTGTGTCGCCTATTGCGACGCCTAATAATCGTTACCCCTGGACGAGTTTCAGGCATGATTTGATGAATACGGGATATTCAGATGGAATTTCCCTCGAAAAGAGCAGGATTGTATGGGATTTGAATCTGTCGAATGGGGGAATTTCGAGTTCAATCGTCACTTGCGATGATCGGATCTTTGTCGTGACCGCAGGCATTTATGACTGGACAAGTTTTGAATACACGTCCGCACCGAAAGTCACTTGTATTGATTTTTCCGGAAATATTCTCTGGCAAGCTGATATCGATGCGGCAGGATATCAAATTGCTACACCAGTGGTTGCTGGCAGTTTGATTGTAGTCCCCTCAACAGATGGCAAGATATACGCCTTGAATCGCCATAATGGATCACTTGAGTGGAGTGCCCAAATCGCGAATCCCATTGCTGGTATCACTTCGTCACCAATCTTCTATCGCAATCAAATCATAGTGGGCGGCGGTGATGGCAAGATATATGCCTTTGCCGAAAACGGCTCCCTCCTCTGGGACAATAAAATCGCGTCCTCTATCTATTTTTCATCACCGTCCGCCCAGAACGGCACAATCTACATTGGATCGGAGGACGGAAGGTTGCACGCAATCTCATCGGATGGATCTGGCGAACTGTGGAATATCACAATAGGGGGGAGAATAAGGTCTGCACCATTGCTAACGGATGAAATGATCATCGTTACCTATGCTATCTACGAAAACTACGTGCCTATAGATGGAGGAGTTGCGGCAGTCTTTTACAATGGGACATTGCGGTGGAATATTGACATTAACGCTACTTCGAGCTCGCCTGCGCTCACTTCGAGTGGCATCGTAGTCACATCAAGTGACGGCGTCACGATGATATCAAGGAATGGAGAGGTCATATGGAAAAGGGATCTCGGTGCTTCGCTGAAGGGCTCACCATCGATTGGTCGCAACACAATTTATGTCGTTTCATATAACACAAGTGAAGTTTACGCCCTCAACGAAGAAGGAAATGTCATGTGGCATGAAACCCTTCGACCCTCTCAGTATTCAATGTGCTCACCAACGATTACGGACAATATGGTATTTGTCGCTTCTGACAATGGCCATGTCTATGCACTTTCAGTTCCAACAGAAAGGAGTGGCGATCAGGGCCTTATCTTGCCTGTTGCTGCTCTGTTAGTTGCAATAGCTGCAATTGTCACCTTGGTAGTAATCAAAAGGAGGAAATAA
- the nifU gene encoding Fe-S cluster assembly scaffold protein NifU, with the protein MNVYSRKCMEHFRNPRNVGTIENPDGVGRVGNPVCGDLMEIQIKVENDTISDIKFRTFGCGAAIATSSMITELAKGKTLEEALKITRGDVADALEGLPPIKMHCSNLAADALHAAIMDYYKRTGKKLEKDDVQRVEGFHDGEESTEI; encoded by the coding sequence ATGAATGTGTATAGTCGGAAGTGTATGGAGCACTTCAGAAATCCAAGAAACGTTGGAACGATTGAAAACCCAGACGGGGTTGGTCGCGTTGGAAATCCAGTATGTGGAGATTTGATGGAAATTCAGATAAAGGTCGAAAATGATACTATTTCCGACATAAAATTCAGAACATTTGGCTGCGGAGCTGCTATTGCTACGAGCAGCATGATCACAGAATTGGCCAAGGGAAAAACACTGGAGGAAGCACTTAAGATCACAAGAGGAGATGTCGCTGACGCACTTGAGGGGCTTCCACCGATAAAAATGCACTGTTCGAATTTGGCGGCCGATGCATTGCACGCCGCAATCATGGACTATTACAAGAGAACTGGGAAGAAGCTCGAAAAGGATGATGTGCAAAGAGTAGAAGGATTTCATGATGGAGAAGAATCAACCGAGATTTAA
- a CDS encoding CBS domain-containing protein, giving the protein MKFPDSSEIKQLRKSLDLTQSELANLSNVSQSTIAKIERGRISGSYEIMVRIFSALYEEMNKRRQGKVAKDVASKNVVGINIGEKVKKASEMMREKGFSQLPVFDGDRPIGSISEFGILRFLKEGVSMKDLAERSVESVMDESFPIVSEETPLEIVTSLLSFSKAVLVARRGKVTGIITSSDVLKLI; this is encoded by the coding sequence ATGAAATTTCCTGATTCCTCCGAAATCAAACAGCTGCGAAAATCGCTAGATCTAACGCAATCCGAACTCGCGAACCTTTCAAATGTCAGCCAATCGACGATAGCCAAGATTGAAAGGGGAAGAATATCTGGCAGTTACGAAATAATGGTCAGAATATTCAGTGCTCTTTATGAGGAAATGAATAAACGTAGACAAGGCAAGGTCGCCAAGGATGTTGCGTCTAAGAATGTTGTGGGAATAAATATTGGAGAGAAAGTCAAGAAAGCGTCGGAAATGATGAGAGAAAAAGGATTTTCACAGCTTCCTGTCTTTGATGGAGATAGACCTATCGGAAGCATAAGCGAATTTGGAATTCTCCGCTTTCTAAAAGAAGGTGTGAGCATGAAAGATCTCGCGGAAAGATCTGTTGAGTCTGTCATGGATGAAAGCTTTCCTATCGTCAGTGAAGAAACCCCCCTTGAAATTGTGACCTCACTCTTGTCATTTTCAAAGGCGGTGTTGGTCGCGAGGAGGGGGAAAGTCACTGGTATTATCACAAGCTCTGATGTATTGAAGCTTATCTAG
- a CDS encoding methionine adenosyltransferase, whose translation MVPNIVVEQIDYTPVSRQRVELVERKGIGHPDSVADGLAESVSRALCKMYIERYGRILHHNTDETQIVGGQSAPKFGGGVILEPVYILLVGRATTEVNGERLPIRHTAIKAASDYLKQHFPNLDVTTDVMLDCRIGKGSIDLTSVYETRKLLANDTSFGVGYAPLSDTERVVLEIEKFINGPVKKKLRETGEDVKVMASRINNRISLTIACAMVDRYVDDPDHYQSVVEELTQMVADHAVKFTNCEVDVTINAADNYKEGIYYLTVTGLSMENGDDGSVGRGNRVNGLITPYRPMSMEASAGKNPVTHVGKLYNILAKQIAEEIAQIGSGDILEARVRLLSQIGRPIYDPHTASVQLILDNNANFEKLKKEAESITSYWLANIDKITEKIVNGQISVF comes from the coding sequence ATGGTACCAAACATTGTCGTTGAACAAATTGACTACACGCCGGTATCAAGACAGAGAGTTGAGCTCGTCGAAAGAAAAGGAATCGGCCACCCAGATAGTGTGGCAGATGGTTTAGCTGAATCGGTAAGCAGAGCATTGTGCAAAATGTATATAGAACGCTACGGAAGAATTCTTCACCACAATACTGATGAGACGCAAATAGTGGGTGGGCAATCAGCGCCGAAATTTGGAGGAGGGGTAATTCTCGAGCCAGTATATATCCTGCTCGTCGGGAGAGCGACAACGGAGGTTAATGGTGAACGATTGCCTATCAGGCATACTGCAATTAAGGCTGCTTCAGATTATTTGAAACAGCACTTCCCGAATTTGGATGTAACAACTGACGTCATGCTCGATTGCAGAATTGGAAAAGGGAGCATCGACCTCACGAGCGTTTACGAAACAAGAAAACTCCTAGCAAATGATACGTCTTTTGGTGTTGGTTATGCACCGTTGAGCGATACAGAGCGCGTTGTTCTTGAAATAGAGAAATTTATCAATGGGCCTGTTAAGAAAAAATTGAGGGAAACTGGTGAGGACGTAAAGGTAATGGCGTCACGAATAAACAATAGGATTTCACTTACAATTGCCTGCGCAATGGTCGACAGGTATGTTGATGATCCAGATCATTATCAAAGTGTCGTTGAGGAATTGACCCAGATGGTTGCGGATCACGCCGTCAAATTCACAAATTGTGAGGTCGATGTCACAATTAACGCAGCAGACAATTACAAGGAGGGTATATATTATCTCACAGTTACTGGTCTTTCAATGGAGAATGGTGATGATGGTTCGGTCGGACGCGGTAATAGGGTCAACGGACTTATAACGCCATATCGGCCAATGAGTATGGAAGCATCTGCAGGTAAAAATCCCGTGACGCACGTAGGAAAGTTATATAATATTCTTGCAAAGCAGATCGCAGAGGAAATTGCTCAGATAGGGAGTGGAGATATTCTCGAAGCCCGAGTGCGCCTTCTTTCCCAGATTGGACGACCGATTTATGACCCCCATACTGCAAGTGTGCAGCTTATCCTCGACAACAATGCGAATTTCGAAAAATTGAAAAAAGAGGCGGAGAGCATCACTTCCTATTGGCTCGCGAACATCGACAAAATAACAGAAAAAATAGTAAATGGTCAGATCTCTGTATTCTAG
- a CDS encoding energy-coupling factor transporter transmembrane component T, whose product MVDIMIFPYKSVESRIHSLDARLKLLFVLVIFIFSILISDILYLALLFVFVILVTYIAKIFKSTLSILKYAVYIALFVFLFNILISSGSNKILNFGPVVITTESIFFAISMCLRLFLAVSAFSILTYAIHPDEALRAMSKLGYKITSSLSLSLRMYPTIAADVGNIIDSMKARGMEFEKGKFADKIKSRAAVIMPLLLNSLERSISVAEAMETRGFGATKRTNFGERRMTRREILMASSFGLSVVLGISLFVLGYGNADYLSGATLRYSFNDIVALALLIGSISPIMLGGRK is encoded by the coding sequence ATGGTAGATATCATGATCTTTCCCTACAAATCTGTAGAGTCGAGAATTCACTCCCTGGATGCAAGGCTGAAATTATTGTTCGTCCTAGTGATATTCATTTTTTCCATACTTATTTCAGATATCCTCTATCTTGCTCTTCTCTTCGTTTTTGTCATTCTCGTTACTTATATAGCGAAGATATTCAAATCGACACTCAGCATTCTTAAATACGCTGTTTATATCGCTCTTTTTGTTTTTCTATTCAATATACTGATCTCAAGCGGTTCCAACAAAATCCTGAATTTTGGACCGGTTGTTATAACAACTGAATCAATATTTTTTGCGATCAGCATGTGCCTGAGACTCTTTCTTGCAGTTTCTGCATTCTCAATTCTCACCTATGCGATTCATCCTGATGAAGCCCTCCGGGCGATGTCAAAATTAGGTTACAAGATCACATCAAGTCTTTCCCTCTCCTTACGAATGTATCCAACCATCGCAGCCGATGTTGGCAATATAATAGACTCGATGAAGGCACGGGGCATGGAATTTGAGAAAGGAAAATTTGCCGATAAAATCAAATCACGCGCTGCAGTCATAATGCCATTGTTGCTCAATTCACTGGAAAGATCAATCTCGGTTGCCGAGGCGATGGAAACTAGAGGATTTGGAGCAACAAAGAGGACGAATTTTGGCGAGCGGAGAATGACAAGACGTGAAATATTAATGGCGTCATCGTTTGGTCTTTCAGTGGTTTTAGGAATTTCTCTATTTGTTCTCGGCTATGGGAATGCAGATTATCTCAGTGGTGCCACACTCAGATATTCTTTCAACGATATTGTTGCCCTTGCCCTCCTAATCGGAAGTATTTCACCAATCATGCTCGGAGGTCGGAAATGA